In Brassica napus cultivar Da-Ae chromosome C2, Da-Ae, whole genome shotgun sequence, the sequence atttggaCAGAAAAAAGGAAGAATTTTATAACCAAATAAGAATGAGATTAAAAGGAGCCTTTGTCTTCACATATCAAATACGCTCATTCACTACACTTCAGTCTTGACTACTATAAATACCCTCCGACTCCTACTCCTCTTCTCCACCAAACATCATATTCATACCAAAAGGGAACACTAGCTAAGAAAATAATACTCAcattctaataaatttttatctataaaccTTTATACCAATCCAATCATGCACTCAACGTTAAGCGATGTGTTCATATCGCATCCCATTCATATCCCACTCTCAAACTTACCCGACTTCACATCCCTCCGTCACCTCCCAGATTCCTACACATGGACCCCCAAAGACGATCTCCTCTTCTCCGCATCCTCTTCCGACGAATCTCTACCCTTCATCGACCTCTCCGATCCCCACGTGGCCACTCGTGTTGGCCATGCTTGTACCACGTGGGGGGCATTCCAGATCACAAACCACGGAGTGCCCTCACGGCTTCTCGACGACATTGAGTTCCTCACTggaagccttttccggcttccCGTCCACCGGAAGCTCAAGGCAGCTCGACGGGAGGATGGCATCTCCGGCTACGGGGTTGCTCGTATTGCTTCTTTCTTCAACAAACAAATGTGGTCCGAAGGTTTCACAGTTATTGGTTCCCCACTTGATGATTTCCACAAACTCTGGCCCAAGCAGCACCTCAAATACTGGTATCTATATatctttatcttctttttttttgggacaaGAGAAAAACTATATATCTTTATCTAAGATTCGTTTTCTTGTAACAACAGACCGTAAATAGCATATCAACATATATATCCACTTCtcttaaaggaaaaaaaaaaagattaaaccgGCTCAACCAAAAATAAGATTAGTGGACGTGTTAGTACATTACAGTTGACTATTATATATTTCGTTATTTTCTTATGGATACGAGTAGGAATAATCCgaaaaaggaaaaatagaaaTCGAAATATCTTGCCATGTTGAAGTTTAGTTAAAAGCACAATGAAAGCTAATAGACCCACCAAAGATTATATGTGTCTCAACGATATCTGTATACTATATAGTAAGCAGTAACAAAATACAATGGCATTTATGGTAGGAAAAAAAAGGCTGATGGACGCATTAATAGATTATGGCTGTCTCAGTTTTTGTATGAAGATTTGTATACGTTTTAAGATTTCATCTGATTGTCACATCGATTAAACAGTAAAATTATTCAAGAGTATGAAGAGCATATGCAAAAGTTGGCAGCCAAGCTGATGTGGCTGGCATTAGGCTCACTTGGAGTTGAGGAAAAAGACATTGAATGGGCCGGTCCCATTTCAGACTTTCAAGGAGCACAAGCAGCTATCCAACTAAACCACTATCCAATATGTCCAGAACCGGACCGAGCAATGGGTCTCGCAGCACATACCGACTCAACTCTCATGACCATACTGTACCAGAACAACACCGCCGGTCTCCAGGTTTTCAGGGATGACGTGGGCTGGATCACCGTGCCACCTGTCCCTGGCTCACTAGTGGTCAACCTCGGTGACTTACTCCACATTTTGACCAACGGAATATTCCCGAGCGTGCTTCACCGAGCTAGGGTTAACCACCTCCGATCTCGCTTCTCCATGGCTTACTTGTGGGGTCCACCTTCTGATCTGATGATCTCTCCGCTTCCCAAACTCGTTGATCCTCTCCATTCTCCTCTTTACCCATCTCTTACTTGGAAGCAGTACCTTGCAACCAAAGCTACTCATTTTAATCAGTCTCTTTCCTTTATTAGAAACTATCTGTCTTCAGACCAAACCTCTTGATGTTTACATTTGTACTTTCATTATTGTACAGTTTTTATCTGAGTAATATGAGTAATAGTTAATACTTTATTTTAACTCATTACACGAGAACTTTGCTAGGTAGAAACCGTAGAATACATTAGgtataccccccccccccccctatttttttaaaaatgtgaaaaCTTGCTAGATTTTGATGTTTAAGCAATTACAAAGTACTTATCTCTTAAGGAATCAAAATATGGGGTCATTAAAAGCTCTCCATAAAGTAATAATGACAAAAAAACAATTGTAACTCACACCATGCATGAACACACTTGTTTTAATCGTTACATACCAGTCAAATTGCTAGTTTTAATTGAAAAATGGCATTATCCGAGTTATAGCCAATAAGTAATATTGCATAATCAATATAGAGAAACCAACATTTGTCAATGTTAATACGTGGATCAAATCAAATTGCTTAGATTTAATTGGAAATACTAAATAAGATATATTCTACTAATCCATAATACACTAGTTTTAGAcctttttcttagtttttttagttaaaagttaagagacaagttcttatattccgctaagaacctcagcctaagagcatgattaaccccgaTCTCTTAGTcggggttcttaactcatgatttgacatttttttatttttttttacactttttggCTAAGAAACGGTTcgtagagcatgattaatggagaGTTCTTAGGGTGggattcttagcggaatataagaactcgtctcttaacttttaactaaaaaagctaagaccagctcttaaataagatatttaagacctggttcttagattttttagttaaaagttaagagacggattcttatattccgctaagaactccacCGTAAGAACTTTCCATTGATCATGCTAAGGGCATGATTATTGGTAGTCCCAACATTGGTCCTTAGTGTTTTTTGGTGTGGGACCCACCACATTTTTCTAAGAACTTTGCTCAAATGTCCCTAATTAAGAAACGTCACAAAGGTTGTCCCTAACTGTTTGCAgaccccactgacacgtggcggtccgcAATTGGttcatcatttaatttttttttaaaaaaaaaaaatcaaaaaaaaaaattaaggacaAAAAATGTCACAGCCGATAATCATGCCCTcgtatctcttatttaagagacggttcttagcttttcttagttaaaatctaagaaaagctaagaactgTCTCTTATCCGAAGCTAAGAACCCCAGTTAAAAGACTGAGGTTAATCACGTGTACCTACAGAAAAGgacaagaataaaaaaaaatgatttatccTCATCATATATGCATGTATTAAACTTGTTGTGATCGACATATATTCATAACATATGTGTGTCTTCTATGTATATCCTAAGTAATTGTATAGATCATGGATATCCCAATCTCACCAAATCCTAACACTCTCAATTTCACCAGCCATGCCTTCAATAACTGAAGATGTATCTATTGGAAACTTAGgcagtctccaaacactcccaGACTCATTCACCTGGAACTTCACCGCTGCTGACTCCCTTCTCCCTCCCTCCTCCGCCACTGTGAAAGAGTTCATTCCGGTCATAAACCTCTCCGATCCTGACGTCACCACTTTGTTAGGAAATGCATGCAAAACGTGGGGAGCGTTTCAGATAGCCAACCACGGGATCTCTCAAAGTCTCCTCGACGACGTTGAATCTCTCTCCAAAACCTTTTTCGATATGCCGTCAGAGAGGAAACTCGAGGCTGCTTCCTCTAATAAAGGAGTTAGTGGGTACGGAGAACCTCGAATCTCTCCTTTCTTCGAGAAGAAAATGTGGTCTGAAGGGTTGACAATCGCCGATGGCTCCTACCGCAACCAGTTCCTTACTATTTGGCCCCGTGATTACACCAAATACTGGTAACGTCCACTTCACTTTACACAAACATGTATTGGATAGTTTACAAAAGTGTTTCAAGTGAAATGAAACTTATATTACTGAATTATGAGCTTTTCACATGCAAGTTaattaactttataaattatgatTAGATCTTGGCTTTCTAACACTCAACGGTGATTCTTGAGtctttttttggatttttcatgCGCAGCGGAATAATCGAAGAGTACAAGGGTGAAATGGAAAACTTAGCAAACAGACTTCTATCATGCATATTAGGCTCACTTGGTGTCACCGTAGACGACATCGAATGGGCTCAGAAGACCGAGAAATCTGGATCAAAAATGGGCCGAGGCGTCATACGACTAAACCATTACCCGGTTTGTCCTGAGCCAGAAAGAGCCATGGGTCTAGCCGCTCATACCGACTCATGTCTCCTAACCATTTTGCACCAGAGCAACATGGGAGGGCTACAAGTGTTCAAAGAAGAGTCCGGTTGGGTTACGGTAGAGCCGATTCCTGGTGTTCTTGTGGTCAACATCGGCGACCTCTTTCACATTTTATCGAACGGGAAGTTTCCTAGCGTGGTTCACCGAGCAAGGGTTAACCAAACCAAGTCAAGAATATCGATAGCGTATCTGTGGGGTGGTCCAGCCGGTGATGTGAAGATAAGTCCAATATCAAAGATAGTTGGTCCGGTTGGACCGTATCTATACCGGCCAGTTACTTGGAGTGAATATCTCCGAATCAAATTTGAGGTTTTCGACAAGGCATTGGACGCAATTAGAGTCGTTAATCCCACCAATTGAATCTCCTGttccaatgtttttaaaaatattaatcgagaaacatttaaaaagttaagtTGTAACCTcaagtttgtattaattaaaaaagagcTTTGCTTAAGTGTCACTTAATTAGAATGtcaattttgcttacgtggcggtttgagaatcaattgaaaattttgttagtccaaaattaaattgctagaaaatgttatattatatagtatgttcattatgaattatttatttattatatattattataaaatttattatatatattatttcattaaataaaacctacagaattacctaatgtgatcaagatatatatgacaattaatcaTTTCAcataataaagatttgctaacaatctaattactttttatcatttttgtttaattatttattattaaaataaattacaaaattacattaatcatataataaaaatttagatttttttttgtatacgttttattttgaatttttcaaaatgagtataaattgctaaaactgttaaaagtctcacataaatttttgtgatcaaagtttaaattttttttctataataagatacaatgattataaaaccatatgaaaaaactaattttaattaataggtgtttatgttaatatatatttcatatcgtttaaattaaattatacatcatatgagaatacatacttatattttgatattttcattgaacatatattgaaaagttaatattaaaaaaaaagttaatattttaattttgaaatcttcattgttttttttaaatgattataattattgaaaccactaaatattccacattaaaaaaaattcgttAGTGTTGAAtattgttacacaaatatgcaaagaattatataatcatatgcgtagaaacctcatttaataaatatccatattaaaagtatactatatatttatgttaatatcatttaaatttaattatatatcatatacgatatataagattaattgttttgatttatttatcctaAAATTGCAAATAAATAAGAGcggtcgtttgatttatatgtgtacaccaatttattacataatagtaactgatttcttagttatttgatatataattattattttattatttcataatatgcaaaaatacataaaagtaataaatataaaatatttcttctGCACAAAGTGCGGATCTTAATCTAAGTatatatctctttaataattttaaatcttaaatatttttttttttagaaaacataaCGTATTGAAGAGGCGATCTAGAATCTCGATGATTTCAACGCGTTGGGATCCTGGGATTTCTGAGGTTTATGAGGATTGGATTTGGGAATCATCTATCAATCTTCGATGGATTGGTTTGGGAAGGTGGAATTTGGGGAAATCTCGGCGACTCCGAATCTAGTTGATTCGGATCTCGATTTCGATCATCATCAAGACGAAATCGAATCTTCCTCGAGGTATCATTTCGGTTTCCTTTTGTAGAGTTAACCAGGGATTTGGGTTTGGCGAGACAGCTAGAAAAGGGAAATTCTATGGAAATGGTGAGGAGATAATTTGGGGATTCTGGGCTTTGCGAATGAGAATGTGTGGGGAGATTGATCTTGAATACATCAATTCTGGGAGATTTGGTGGCACTCAAGGaaattttgggtttagaatgATAATGAGAATTTGGGATCAGTATAAAAGGAACAAGGGGTTTACTTATCTTTGCATCTTTATTATCGAAACCTTTTCTCTTGTTCTAAGTAAAGATAAACGGTTTTCCTTTCTTCGTTTGGACAACGCAGAGTCAGCTTCTGAGTAATGTTGGGGAGGTGAAGAACGGTGAAGGCACTCGCAAGATAATTCAGCTTTGGTCAAGACCTTCTCCAAGACCTTGCTGGGAAGATGCATGAATCCTGAGGAGCAGGAGATGAAGGCTCTGATTTCGAACCTCCCGAAGATATGGAAGTTGGAGGAAAAGGTAGTTGGTACGGATTTGGGTTTCGGGAAGTTCCAGTTTgattttgaggaggaggaggatatgGAAGGGGTGCTCAAGCTTCAGCCCTTTCACTTTGATTACTGGATGCTTTCCTTGGCACGCTGGCAATCAAAGAAGTCTCTGCTCTACCCATCAGAGATCACCTTTTGGGTTCGTGTGATTGGCGTACCGGGGGAGTTCAAAACCGTTCCTACTTTTGAGAGCATAGGTGATGCTATTGGAAGGACGGTAGCTGTGGATTTGGATCATTCTCGAGTTCAAGTGGTGGTTGACGCCTTCAAGGAGCTCTGTTTTGAAACCACAGTGGACTTCACAGGCGGGGAGTTCTATGAGGGGGAGGAAGCTCCAGTCTCGCTACGCTATGAGAAGTTATTTGGCTATTGTCAAGTATGTGGCAGTCTCTGCCATAAAGATGAAGTGTATCCACTAGACGCGAAGAATAATAAGAAGAGTCCGGAGAAGAAACGGGAAGGTAGAGATGGAAATGGCTCGTGGTATGAAGGAGGAAAGCACGATGATAGGGCAAGGAGTTACAAAGGTGTAGTGATAAACGGGAATGTCAATTCACAGAACAAAAAGAGAGAAGGGTGTGATTACTACGGCAAGGGCAAAATGGTGGAGGAATCAGAATCTAAATGGATGAAGGTATCAGAGAGAGGAAACAAGAGGGCATATACTAACCGTGGAAGCTACAGGGGAGAGGGTGATGCATCTCGTCATAGGTCTGCGAGGAGAGATGATACTCGATTTGGAGTTCAGAATGAACAAACTAGGGAGCAACAGGGGCAAAGAGGTGGGCGTGTGGAAGCTCGAGAGGAGGGAGAGATTATGGGAGTAGAGGAGAAAGTTGCAACGTTGCCTTCCCAAAAATTCCAATAGGAGCTAGCCAATACGCAGGCTGATGGAACAGATGCAATATCTGATCCTACAGATGCATAGCAAGGTTTAGTAACGGTTCAAGGTTTGCTTGAGGATCAAGGGGAGTTAGATGATGAAGATGTGATGGAAATGGATGAGATTAAGGCTCATTTACTGGAGAACGGAATAGACATGGATGCAGAAGATTTTCTGGAGAACCTCTCGgaggaagaagctgaagagGTGATCAAGGGCCACGAGGAGGGGAGCAATGATCGGGAGGAAGAGGAAATGGTATCTGTGGAAGAAGAGAAAGGCCTGGTTGGAGGATGTTGCGAAAAAGCAAGAGTTACGCAAGCGTTTGTTTAAGCCCACGTCAAGCACGGCGGGAAGCACTAAGATGAGGGTCTTCAATGCGTTGGCGTCTCCACGAAAGCGGGCTGGGGATAAGACCAGAACAAGGCAAGGAGACAACAGCAAGCAAATGGAGAGCAAGGGTCCTTTAAACCCGAAAAATGGTACTCAGAAACCTTGATTTTATGGATCAAGCCTTTCATTATGGGAGTTTAAGCAAGCAGAGTTTGCTTTATGATCAGTTTCAtggtttaatttgtttcttggtTTTAATAAGCTTTAATAGCATTGACATTTTCTTTCATTCAAACATGAGTTTGTGTATGGTTTCGGCTTTATTGTTATGGTTGTTGGTAAAGCTTGCTCTTGAGAGTAAGCAATGGTTTAATAAAAATGGTTTGTGTTATGGGTATTGTGGTTCGTGGTACATAGGTGACATCCCTCAACAAGGACACGATCGATATGATGGTATATTTATAGATTGGAATATGGATTGTGGTGGTGCCGTGAGTTTATTTAGTGGCATTATGATATATTCGATTGATCAGTCTAGGTGCCAACAGTGGGGCAGGGGTGCGGCTGCTCTGAAACGGAGGATCGCCGTCCGGAGCATCAATGGTGTTGAAGTAAGAAGACGAGGTATCATGATATGTTATGGTATCAAAGTTACTACAGCTCAATGGTGGCATAGGCAATTCGGGTTTTTTGAATGGGCCAATTTGGTACATGTGGTCGTTAGGCCCAACATTGATCAAATGTTTACTGTTCTTATTTTGATAAAAGTCCAGTTAGGTGGGGAAGGTTTCGTTATTACATTGTCTACTTTGGTTAAATGGTCGATATGTCTTTGGTGTTTTGGAAAGGGCTTCGTGGGTTTCAACTTTATTATCTTGTGTACTTTAAagattatatataaagatgtagATACATTCTGTGATATTGCGTTAGTTCTTTTTCTCAAGTCTCAACTTGGAGTATGGGTGTTTTGGTTTGGAGTTTGTGTGAGCTAAACGTCAAAACAGGTTTTTTCCTATCCTTGGTGATCGTTTTAAGGGTACAGAAGTTACTATTGGCACATGTACTCTTTTATACTTTGAATGCGAAATGGAAAAATGGTCAATATGGAGATTACAAATGGTTGGAATCTTTATGGTGTTTTATGGTCTGGTCACTAAGACTGGAATATATTTGGATTGGAGAAAGAGGGTATCATTACATCCATAGTTTTGGCTCTTCCgagcaaataaaaaattaattttttaaatgagggttttaagttggaattgTCGAGGGATAGGCAGTAAGTAGACTATAAGCTATTTAAGCGAGATAAGGTAAAAACATAAGCCGGGTTTTTTATTTCTAGCAGAAACTAAGCAAGAACCGAAATTTGTTCAAAAATTCCAAGCTCTTTTTGGATATGATAATTTGGTCACAGTACATCCACTGGGAAGAAGTGGGGGACTAGCACTGTTTTTTCATAATGAGCATCAGGTGAGGGTTTTATATTCTAGCAACCGTATGATTGATGTGGAAGCGGCGGCTCTTGGCAAAAAGGTTTATCTTACTTTTGTATATGGGGATCCAGTTCAAAAGTTGCGAGAGCAAGTATGGGAACGTTTAACTAGGTATGGATTGGCGCGATCTGaaccttggtttattattggagaTCTCAATGAGATTAcaggaaatcatgaaaaatatGGGGGATCTATGAGGAGTCCAGATTCTTTTAttccttttaataatatgatacgAAATAGTGGTTTACACGAATTCCCGGCTAGGGGGAACAAAATGTCATGGCAGGGGAGAAGAGGTAAAGGAAAATGGGCAGTGATGATTCGATGTCGTCTAGATCGCGCTATAGCGAATGAAGAGTGGCACACGTTATTTCCATGTTCTTTTACAGAGTATCTAGGAATGGTGGCTTCTGATCATCGGCCAGTGGTGGCTTATCTTGAGGATAAAGTCCCTAAGAGGAAATGACAATTTCGgtttgataagagatggattGGACAGGCGGGTCTCATGGAATCAATTGCAATGGGTTGGACAGACTATAACGAAAGAAGAAAGGAAGAGAGATCACAGAATATAGTGgaaaaaattagtaattgtcGTCACGAAATTGCTAAGTGGCGGAAAGATAATCCCCCTTatggaaaggaaaaaataaatgaattacaAAAAGCTCTTGAAGAGGTCCAAACAGATAATACTAGGTCTCACGAGGATATTCTGGAGGTATCTAGGAAATTACAagatgcatataaggatgaggaAGAGTACTGGCACCAGAAAAGTCGGAATATGTGGTATTAATTTAGAGAtcttaatacaaaattttatcatgCTTTAACTAGGCAAAGAAGGGTGTGTAATAGGATTCGTGGATTACATGATGTGGATGGGAATTGGATTACAGAGGATAATGGCGTGGAAAAGGTGGCAATAGATTATTTTGAGGATCTATTTAGTACCATATTCCCATCGGACTTCGATAGTTTCCTTACAGAGGTTACACCGGGAATCACTCCTCAGATGAATCAACATTTGTTGAGGCTAGCGACGGAGGAGGAGGTTAAAGAGGCTTTGTTTATGATGCACCCAGAGAAGGCACCAGGGCCGGATGGCATGACAGCTCTTTTTTTCCAACACTCAtggcatattattaagaatGATTTAGTAGAtatggtgaataattttttggtatCGGGAGAAATGGATACAAGATTGAATATCACTAATATATGTATGATCCCAAAAACAGAgagacctacaaggatgacggaaTTAAGGCCCATTAGTTTATGAAATGTagggtataaaattatttcgaaGGTTTTATGTCAGCGATTGAAAATCTATCTTCCGTTGCTCATTTCCGAAACCCAGTCGGCATTTGTGGCAGGAAGGTTGATctctgataatattcttatcgCCCAGGAAATGTTCCATGGATTACAGACTAATAAAGCATGTCAAGGAAAGTATATTGCaatcaaaacggatatgagcaaagcgTATGATAGAGTGAAATGAGATTTTATAAAGGCATTATTACAGAAATTGGGATTTGACCTTCATTGGATTAAATTAATGATGGAATGTATATCATCGGTTCAATATAGGGTTCTCATAAATGGTCAACCACGTGGCCTCATTGTTCCCGATAGGGgcttacgtcaaggagatcctttatcgccttatttatttattctatgtATTGAGGCTTTAAttgcaaatataaaaaagtcAGAGAGAGGGCATCAATTAACGGGGATGAAGGTAGCGAGAGCTTGTCCGTCGATATCTCATCtgctttttgcggatgatagtaTATTCTTTTGTAAAGCTCAAAAGGAAGAGTGTCAAACCATCCTTAGGATTTTGAAAGAATATGAGGCAGTTTTAGgacaattaataaattttgagatgtcttcaattcaatttggacataagattgaagaATCTGTTAGACAAGAATTAAGGGATATTTTGGGCATCCAGAATCTTGGAGGCATGGGATCCTATCTGGGTTTACCGGAAAATATGGGGGGCTCAAAGATTCAAGTTTCAGTTTCGTACAAGAtcgtttaaataataaagtCAGTGGGTGGACTTTTAAATTCTTcacaaaaggaggaaaggaaATGATTATCAAATCAGTGATTACAGCATTATCAAATCATACGATATCCTGCTATCGTTTACCGAAGGAAACTGTAAAGAAACTGACAAGTTTGGTatcacaattctggtggagcccagggagaagcacaaggggtatgcattggaaatcatgggataaggTATGTGCAGATAAGGATGaaggaggtttggggtttgaagACATCACTGATTTTAATACGGTGATActtggtaaacagttatggcgCTTGATAGAAAAGCCAAATACTTTATtctctcgagttttcaaaggtcAGTATTATAGAAATGCTTCGCCCttggaaccgattcgttcatattCTCCATCATACGGCTGGCGGAGCATTATTTCTGCTAGATCTttggtaagcaaaggactaatcaaaagggtgggatcaggGTCTTCTATATATGTATGGAATAatccttggctcccaaccactcgcgcgagaccagctaataaaaatcaacacaatttataCTCGAACCTTACAGTAAAATCCCTCATTGAT encodes:
- the LOC106436779 gene encoding gibberellin 3-beta-dioxygenase 4-like; translation: MPSITEDVSIGNLGSLQTLPDSFTWNFTAADSLLPPSSATVKEFIPVINLSDPDVTTLLGNACKTWGAFQIANHGISQSLLDDVESLSKTFFDMPSERKLEAASSNKGVSGYGEPRISPFFEKKMWSEGLTIADGSYRNQFLTIWPRDYTKYCGIIEEYKGEMENLANRLLSCILGSLGVTVDDIEWAQKTEKSGSKMGRGVIRLNHYPVCPEPERAMGLAAHTDSCLLTILHQSNMGGLQVFKEESGWVTVEPIPGVLVVNIGDLFHILSNGKFPSVVHRARVNQTKSRISIAYLWGGPAGDVKISPISKIVGPVGPYLYRPVTWSEYLRIKFEVFDKALDAIRVVNPTN
- the LOC125581661 gene encoding gibberellin 3-beta-dioxygenase 2 yields the protein MHSTLSDVFISHPIHIPLSNLPDFTSLRHLPDSYTWTPKDDLLFSASSSDESLPFIDLSDPHVATRVGHACTTWGAFQITNHGVPSRLLDDIEFLTGSLFRLPVHRKLKAARREDGISGYGVARIASFFNKQMWSEGFTVIGSPLDDFHKLWPKQHLKYCKIIQEYEEHMQKLAAKLMWLALGSLGVEEKDIEWAGPISDFQGAQAAIQLNHYPICPEPDRAMGLAAHTDSTLMTILYQNNTAGLQVFRDDVGWITVPPVPGSLVVNLGDLLHILTNGIFPSVLHRARVNHLRSRFSMAYLWGPPSDLMISPLPKLVDPLHSPLYPSLTWKQYLATKATHFNQSLSFIRNYLSSDQTS